Proteins co-encoded in one Pseudomonas fluorescens genomic window:
- a CDS encoding TetR/AcrR family transcriptional regulator: MNEITSNDTTRDIILDVTEKLIYKSGIAATGMDLLVKTAGVSRKSIYRYFANKEELTVAALQRRDVRWMHWYRSAVDQAETPADRLLNLFTVLKGWFASEGFRGCAFINTSGETGDPEDPVRLVAKDHKQKLLDYLCELCTEHGAEDPQLLAKQLLILIDGAITVALVMGDHSAADNAQCMARKLLDL, translated from the coding sequence ATGAACGAAATCACAAGCAACGACACGACCCGAGACATCATTCTGGATGTCACCGAAAAGTTGATCTACAAAAGTGGCATCGCGGCCACCGGCATGGATCTTCTGGTGAAAACCGCCGGTGTCTCCAGAAAGAGTATCTACCGCTACTTCGCCAACAAGGAGGAGTTGACCGTCGCCGCCCTGCAACGCCGCGACGTGCGCTGGATGCACTGGTACAGAAGCGCCGTCGATCAGGCCGAAACCCCGGCCGACCGCCTGCTCAACCTGTTTACCGTACTCAAGGGCTGGTTCGCCTCGGAAGGCTTTCGGGGCTGTGCCTTCATCAATACCAGTGGCGAAACCGGCGATCCCGAGGATCCGGTGCGCCTGGTCGCCAAAGACCACAAACAAAAGCTGCTCGACTACCTGTGCGAGCTGTGTACCGAACATGGTGCCGAGGACCCGCAGCTGTTGGCCAAGCAGCTGCTGATCCTGATTGACGGCGCCATTACCGTAGCGCTTGTGATGGGTGATCACAGTGCCGCCGATAATGCGCAATGCATGGCGCGAAAGTTATTGGACCTGTAA
- a CDS encoding DUF1348 family protein encodes MSTAAEVRPPLPPFNRESAIEKVRLAEDGWNSRDPERVSLAYTLDTKWRNRAEFANNREEAKGFLTRKWAKELDYRLIKELWAYSDTRIAVRYAYEWHDDSGNWFRSYGNENWEFDEHGLMFQRYACINDMPIKESERKFHWPLGRRPDDHPGLSELGL; translated from the coding sequence ATGTCTACTGCAGCCGAAGTTCGTCCGCCATTGCCACCGTTCAACCGTGAATCGGCCATTGAAAAAGTTCGTCTGGCCGAAGATGGCTGGAACTCCCGCGACCCGGAGCGCGTGTCGCTGGCCTACACCCTGGACACCAAATGGCGCAACCGCGCCGAATTCGCCAACAACCGCGAAGAAGCCAAAGGGTTCCTGACCCGCAAATGGGCCAAGGAACTGGATTACCGTCTGATCAAGGAGCTCTGGGCTTATTCCGACACCCGCATCGCCGTGCGTTACGCCTACGAATGGCACGACGACTCGGGCAACTGGTTCCGCTCCTACGGCAACGAGAACTGGGAATTCGACGAGCACGGCCTGATGTTCCAGCGTTACGCCTGCATCAACGACATGCCGATCAAGGAAAGCGAACGCAAGTTCCACTGGCCGCTGGGCCGACGCCCGGATGATCATCCGGGGTTGTCCGAGCTGGGTCTGTAA
- a CDS encoding TSUP family transporter, whose translation MPFDLSVDLTTLAVLALVAFIAGFIDAIAGGGGLLTTPALLTAGLPPHLVLGTNKLSSTFGSATASFTFYRRKLFHPRQWMHAIIGTLVGALTGAIVAHYLPAEWLNKMLPVIVFACGLYLLFGGTPKAPLDSDAPIKKKWQSTQGFSLGFYDGVAGPGTGAFWTVSSLLLYPIDLVKASGVARSMNFVSNIAALSVFVFSGQVDWIIGLSMGLSVMVGAFFGARTAISGGAKFIRPVFITVVLGLTVRLAWQHWFSMA comes from the coding sequence ATGCCTTTCGATCTCAGCGTTGACCTCACTACCCTGGCCGTTCTGGCCCTTGTCGCTTTCATTGCCGGATTCATCGACGCCATCGCCGGCGGTGGCGGTCTGTTGACCACGCCTGCGCTGCTCACCGCCGGCCTGCCGCCGCACCTGGTGCTGGGCACCAACAAGTTGAGTTCGACCTTCGGTTCGGCCACCGCCAGTTTTACTTTCTACCGGCGCAAGCTGTTCCACCCAAGGCAATGGATGCACGCCATCATTGGCACGCTGGTCGGCGCCCTGACCGGCGCCATCGTCGCCCACTATCTGCCGGCGGAATGGCTGAACAAGATGCTGCCGGTAATCGTCTTCGCCTGCGGCCTGTACCTGTTGTTTGGCGGCACGCCGAAAGCGCCGCTGGACAGCGACGCACCGATCAAGAAAAAGTGGCAATCGACCCAGGGCTTCAGCCTCGGCTTCTACGACGGCGTGGCGGGTCCCGGCACTGGCGCGTTCTGGACCGTCAGCAGTCTGCTGCTGTACCCGATCGATCTGGTCAAGGCCAGCGGCGTGGCGCGCAGCATGAACTTCGTCAGCAACATTGCGGCGCTGTCGGTGTTCGTGTTTTCCGGGCAGGTGGACTGGATCATCGGCCTGAGCATGGGCCTGTCGGTGATGGTCGGCGCCTTCTTCGGGGCGCGCACCGCGATCAGCGGCGGCGCCAAGTTCATTCGTCCGGTGTTCATCACCGTGGTGCTGGGGTTGACCGTGCGTCTAGCCTGGCAGCACTGGTTCAGCATGGCCTAA
- the nudC gene encoding NAD(+) diphosphatase has protein sequence MTSRWTTAVLDTDQPGGWAVARSPEGFLFDDNGALFPREWLKRQDLSILAEHGIGHLDGEPVYLLELRNTSEVSGCNWKGLRAFMLDGDHTIYKVLGYAAQIGTWAREHRFCGNCGQAMTQVPRERAMYCQPCELRSYPRISPSMIVLVTRGDEVLLARSPRFVTGVYSTLAGFAEPGESAEDCLIREVREEVSIEVKNIQYMGSQCWPFPHSMMLGFHAEYAGGEIVCQEDEIEDAQWFNVHDLPPLPASKSIARYLIDVYVARRLGHAEPVLPG, from the coding sequence ATGACATCTCGCTGGACCACCGCAGTACTGGACACCGATCAACCCGGCGGCTGGGCCGTCGCGCGCAGCCCCGAGGGTTTTCTGTTCGATGACAACGGCGCGCTGTTCCCCCGGGAATGGCTCAAGCGCCAGGACTTGTCGATCCTTGCCGAGCACGGCATCGGCCACCTCGATGGCGAGCCGGTCTACCTGCTGGAATTGCGCAACACCAGCGAGGTGTCGGGTTGTAACTGGAAGGGGCTGCGGGCGTTCATGCTCGACGGCGATCACACGATCTACAAAGTGCTGGGCTATGCTGCACAGATCGGCACCTGGGCCCGTGAACACCGGTTCTGCGGCAACTGCGGTCAGGCCATGACTCAGGTGCCACGGGAGCGGGCGATGTATTGTCAGCCGTGCGAGCTGCGCAGTTATCCGCGCATTTCGCCGAGCATGATCGTGCTGGTGACCCGTGGCGATGAAGTCCTGCTGGCGCGCTCACCGCGTTTCGTCACCGGGGTCTACAGCACGCTGGCCGGGTTCGCGGAGCCTGGGGAATCCGCCGAGGATTGCCTGATCCGCGAAGTACGCGAAGAGGTCAGCATCGAAGTGAAGAACATCCAGTACATGGGCAGCCAGTGCTGGCCATTCCCACACTCGATGATGCTCGGCTTCCATGCCGAATACGCCGGTGGCGAGATTGTCTGTCAGGAAGACGAGATCGAAGACGCCCAGTGGTTCAACGTACACGATCTGCCGCCGTTGCCGGCGTCAAAATCGATTGCCCGTTACCTGATCGACGTCTATGTAGCGCGGCGTTTAGGCCATGCTGAACCAGTGCTGCCAGGCTAG
- a CDS encoding crotonase/enoyl-CoA hydratase family protein: MTQYTAFSVELADNIAHVQINRPEKINSMNAAFWSEIVEVFQWIDDTDEVRVVVLSGAGKHFSSGIDLMMLAGVANELGKDVGRNARLLRKKILTLQASFNAVDNCRKPVLAAIQGYCLGGAIDLIAACDMRYAAEDAQFSIKEIDIGMAADVGTLQRLPRIIGDGMLRELAYTGRTFGAEEARSIGLVNRVYSDKDSLIEGVMDIARDIAGKSPIAVTGTKEMISYMRDHRIDDGLEYVATWNAAMLQSTDLRVAMAAHMSKQKPEFLD, from the coding sequence ATGACTCAATACACCGCCTTCAGCGTCGAACTGGCCGACAACATCGCCCATGTGCAGATCAACCGTCCGGAAAAAATCAACTCGATGAACGCCGCGTTCTGGAGCGAAATCGTCGAGGTGTTTCAGTGGATCGACGACACCGACGAAGTGCGGGTGGTGGTGCTCAGTGGTGCCGGCAAACACTTTTCCTCGGGTATCGACCTGATGATGCTGGCCGGCGTCGCCAACGAGCTGGGCAAGGACGTCGGCCGCAACGCACGCCTGCTGCGCAAAAAGATTCTGACCCTGCAAGCCTCGTTCAACGCTGTCGACAATTGCCGCAAACCGGTGCTGGCGGCGATTCAGGGTTATTGCCTGGGCGGCGCCATCGATCTGATCGCGGCCTGCGACATGCGCTACGCCGCCGAAGATGCACAATTCTCCATTAAAGAAATCGATATCGGCATGGCGGCCGATGTAGGCACTTTGCAACGGTTGCCACGGATCATCGGTGACGGCATGCTGCGGGAACTGGCTTACACCGGTCGCACCTTTGGCGCCGAAGAAGCGCGCAGCATCGGCCTGGTCAACCGCGTCTACAGCGACAAGGACAGCCTGATCGAAGGCGTGATGGACATTGCCCGGGACATCGCCGGCAAGTCGCCGATCGCGGTCACCGGCACCAAGGAAATGATCAGCTACATGCGCGACCATCGTATCGACGATGGTCTGGAGTACGTTGCCACCTGGAACGCCGCCATGTTGCAATCCACCGACTTGCGCGTGGCCATGGCCGCCCATATGAGCAAACAGAAACCCGAATTTCTGGATTGA
- a CDS encoding class I SAM-dependent methyltransferase: MKDQVHHSAASGYKTAADTYVKGRPDYPPAVTEWLTGTLGLDGHKTVIDLGAGTGKFTGRLVATGAQVIAVEPVAQMLEKLSLAWPQVLAVSGTARDLPLPDASVDAVVCAQAFHWFASTEALDEIARVLKPGGKLGLIWNLRDTRIDWVPKLDAIVNALEGDTPRFYTGEWRKAFPHPAFGPLQAQHFQHGHTGSPEDVIFNRVRSTSFIAALNDQQRAKIDEQIAQLIAGEPQLRGREVVTVPYETAAFVAVKNG; encoded by the coding sequence ATGAAAGATCAGGTTCACCATTCGGCCGCCAGCGGCTACAAAACCGCCGCCGACACCTACGTCAAAGGCCGGCCCGACTATCCGCCTGCCGTTACCGAATGGCTGACGGGCACACTGGGCCTCGATGGCCACAAGACCGTTATCGACCTCGGCGCCGGCACCGGCAAGTTCACCGGACGATTGGTGGCGACCGGTGCTCAGGTGATTGCCGTTGAGCCGGTGGCGCAGATGCTGGAGAAGCTGTCGCTGGCCTGGCCGCAGGTGTTGGCCGTCAGCGGTACGGCAAGGGATTTGCCGCTGCCCGATGCCTCGGTGGATGCCGTCGTCTGCGCGCAGGCCTTTCACTGGTTCGCCAGCACCGAGGCGCTGGATGAAATCGCCCGGGTGCTCAAGCCGGGCGGCAAACTGGGCCTGATCTGGAACCTGCGCGACACCCGGATCGACTGGGTGCCCAAGCTGGACGCCATCGTCAATGCGTTGGAAGGCGACACGCCGCGCTTCTACACCGGCGAATGGCGCAAGGCCTTTCCACACCCGGCGTTCGGGCCGTTGCAGGCTCAGCACTTTCAGCATGGTCATACCGGCTCGCCGGAAGATGTGATTTTCAACCGGGTGCGATCCACCAGTTTCATTGCCGCGTTGAACGATCAACAGCGCGCGAAGATCGACGAGCAGATTGCTCAACTGATTGCCGGCGAGCCGCAGCTGCGGGGCAGGGAGGTGGTGACGGTGCCTTACGAGACCGCCGCTTTCGTCGCGGTGAAGAACGGCTAA
- a CDS encoding tetratricopeptide repeat protein — translation MTIRSVMFAAPLLVAAVFVSPLAFANGDEEAPVQKPNCPKGQVFDTKTQKCVMQTSHLVPDADRTDYAYRLAKAGRYEEALALLDTLEQPNTAKALNYRGYATRKLGRTDEGIGYYLQSVRLDPQYAQVREYLGEAYVIKGRVDLAQEQLQHIQKICGTTCEEYRDLAEAINDSSKT, via the coding sequence ATGACTATCCGTTCCGTTATGTTCGCCGCCCCGTTGCTGGTGGCCGCCGTTTTCGTGAGCCCCCTCGCCTTCGCCAATGGCGATGAAGAGGCGCCCGTTCAGAAACCCAACTGCCCCAAAGGCCAGGTGTTCGACACCAAAACGCAGAAGTGCGTGATGCAGACCAGCCATCTGGTGCCCGACGCCGACCGGACCGATTACGCCTACCGTCTGGCCAAGGCCGGCCGTTATGAAGAAGCCCTGGCCCTGCTCGATACGCTGGAACAACCGAACACCGCCAAGGCCCTCAACTATCGCGGTTATGCCACGCGCAAACTGGGGCGCACCGACGAAGGCATCGGCTATTACCTGCAATCGGTGAGGCTTGATCCGCAGTACGCGCAAGTCCGCGAGTACCTGGGCGAGGCTTATGTCATCAAGGGTCGCGTCGATCTGGCGCAGGAACAGTTGCAGCACATCCAGAAGATTTGCGGCACAACCTGCGAGGAATACCGAGACCTGGCCGAAGCCATCAACGAT